A portion of the Clostridium gelidum genome contains these proteins:
- a CDS encoding DUF1016 N-terminal domain-containing protein, giving the protein MGSFDNLILYWNIGNIILDYQNKDEWGAKVIDNIAKEIKSEFQDLKGFSPRNLKYMRKFALEYKSLEFVQQVVAQITWSHNVVLMDRIEKPDYAERAVFEAVVNPLLENGKLKRTLPDKPNSKNQKYIK; this is encoded by the coding sequence ATAGGTTCTTTTGATAATCTAATATTATATTGGAATATAGGCAATATTATATTAGATTATCAAAATAAAGATGAATGGGGAGCAAAAGTAATCGATAATATTGCAAAAGAAATTAAATCAGAATTCCAAGATTTAAAAGGCTTTTCTCCAAGAAACTTAAAATATATGAGAAAATTTGCATTAGAGTATAAAAGTCTAGAATTTGTGCAACAGGTTGTTGCACAAATTACTTGGTCACATAATGTAGTATTAATGGATAGAATAGAAAAGCCAGATTATGCAGAAAGAGCCGTATTTGAAGCAGTTGTAAATCCTCTATTAGAAAATGGCAAGTTAAAGCGGACTTTGCCAGATAAGCCTAATAGCAAAAATCAAAAGTATATTAAATAA
- a CDS encoding helix-turn-helix domain-containing protein, translating into MSRKAKYSLIEKLKAIEEYISDEKGATQIIHELSIDQSTFYEWVRKYRHNGLESLKASSTNKYYSDSVKITAVKDYLDGKGSLRNICGIYRISSTYVLRNWIKKYNSHKTFKSHNKQGDRIMTNGRKTTYEERIEIVAFCISNNDDYQATAHKFKVSYQQVYTWVRKYKANGYEELTDRRGKRKEADELTESDKLSAQLKLIEAENRRLQMENDFLKKLKEVERRR; encoded by the coding sequence ATGTCAAGAAAAGCAAAGTATTCTTTAATTGAAAAGCTAAAAGCAATTGAAGAATATATATCAGATGAAAAAGGAGCTACTCAAATAATTCATGAACTGTCGATTGACCAATCAACATTCTACGAATGGGTTCGTAAATATAGGCATAATGGATTAGAGAGTTTAAAAGCATCATCAACAAACAAGTATTATTCTGATTCAGTAAAGATTACTGCGGTTAAAGATTATCTTGACGGAAAAGGTTCTTTGAGAAATATATGTGGTATATATAGAATCTCATCTACTTATGTTCTCAGAAATTGGATTAAGAAGTATAATAGTCATAAAACATTTAAATCTCATAATAAGCAAGGGGATAGAATTATGACTAATGGAAGAAAAACTACTTATGAAGAAAGAATTGAGATTGTTGCATTCTGTATTTCGAATAATGATGATTATCAAGCTACTGCTCATAAATTTAAGGTTTCTTATCAACAAGTTTATACATGGGTAAGAAAATACAAAGCTAATGGATATGAAGAGCTAACGGACCGTCGCGGTAAGCGTAAAGAGGCTGATGAGCTTACTGAGTCTGATAAATTATCCGCACAATTAAAACTTATTGAAGCAGAAAATAGACGTTTACAAATGGAGAATGATTTCTTAAAAAAATTGAAGGAAGTAGAAAGAAGGCGATAA
- a CDS encoding SDR family NAD(P)-dependent oxidoreductase — protein sequence MNTNLIVVITGATNGLGQLVAIELAKQGAHLVLIARNKKKAEMTKKMLNDIVPKVEVDFFLGDLSLMAEVKRVGQEIKAAYPQIDVLVNNAGVHAFEQRITSEGFSEMIAVNYLAPWLLSNILEQSLMKAENARIVNVASEASRNHGELKLPEDLTNTATFNTKGSSLLYGKTKLLDIMFTAELSRKLSSTGITVNALNPGFNVTGLGRELWFASVLERILKFLHIGDPQKGADIIVRLAIDKEYNGVTGGYFNVGTGKPIIPVYPGGDITMQNKLWNDTKELLKRDSFME from the coding sequence ATGAATACTAATCTAATTGTTGTCATTACTGGTGCAACTAATGGGCTTGGACAATTAGTTGCAATTGAACTAGCAAAGCAAGGTGCTCATCTTGTATTGATAGCTAGAAATAAGAAAAAAGCTGAAATGACTAAAAAAATGTTAAATGATATTGTACCAAAAGTAGAAGTGGACTTTTTTCTGGGCGATTTATCATTGATGGCAGAGGTGAAAAGAGTAGGTCAGGAGATTAAAGCTGCATATCCCCAAATTGATGTGCTTGTGAATAATGCAGGAGTACATGCATTTGAACAGAGAATAACATCTGAGGGGTTCTCTGAAATGATAGCGGTGAACTATTTAGCTCCGTGGTTATTATCTAATATATTAGAGCAATCTTTAATGAAAGCTGAAAATGCTAGGATTGTAAATGTCGCTTCAGAAGCATCACGTAATCATGGTGAACTTAAACTTCCAGAGGATTTGACCAACACAGCTACGTTTAATACTAAAGGGTCATCTTTACTTTACGGAAAAACTAAACTACTTGATATTATGTTTACTGCAGAATTATCACGTAAACTTTCAAGCACAGGAATTACTGTTAATGCACTAAATCCAGGTTTTAATGTTACTGGTCTTGGACGTGAGCTCTGGTTTGCTTCGGTACTTGAACGTATATTAAAATTTCTTCATATTGGAGATCCACAGAAAGGTGCTGACATTATTGTCCGCTTAGCTATTGATAAAGAATACAATGGTGTGACTGGTGGATATTTCAATGTTGGAACTGGAAAACCTATTATTCCTGTGTATCCAGGGGGAGATATCACTATGCAAAACAAACTATGGAATGATACTAAAGAATTATTGAAGCGAGATAGCTTTATGGAATAA
- a CDS encoding Y-family DNA polymerase: MFSNDERLIFHIDVNSAYLSWTAVKLLQYGESLIDLRELPSVIGGSEENRHGIILAASIPAKKFGIKTGEPIYAARLKCKDLIVYPPDYNWFVKSSNAMFELLNEYSPEIQRYSIDECFMDCTHFKEDYKRMAMRIKMRISEELGFNCNIGISTNKLLAKMASDFKPKNTVHTLFKDEMASKMWNLPVGDLFMVGRASEEKLHKFNINTIGELAKFDVNLLTCKLHSHGKLIYEYANGIDNSEIRKSNYLEVKGIGNSTTISYDVETMEEALKILLSLTESVSMRLRESNSLCGLVAISIKTSDFMHYSHQKPLENFTDCTNVIFEGIKEAFKEGWKGEKIRQLGVRVTKLCYNSYCQETFFDFENTEKQRKLDKTLDTLRNKYGKECVIRSTFLHSGVKPLNGGTGSDDYYPMMSSIL; encoded by the coding sequence ATGTTTAGTAATGACGAAAGATTAATTTTTCATATAGATGTAAATTCAGCTTATCTTTCATGGACTGCAGTTAAGCTTTTGCAGTATGGAGAGAGTCTAATTGACCTTCGCGAATTACCTTCAGTAATTGGAGGCAGTGAAGAAAATAGGCATGGAATAATACTTGCAGCTTCAATACCTGCAAAGAAATTTGGAATTAAGACAGGGGAGCCTATATATGCAGCAAGACTTAAGTGCAAAGATCTTATTGTATATCCTCCAGATTATAATTGGTTTGTTAAGAGCAGCAATGCAATGTTTGAATTACTTAATGAATATTCTCCTGAAATTCAAAGATACAGTATTGATGAATGTTTTATGGATTGCACTCATTTTAAAGAGGATTATAAAAGAATGGCAATGAGAATTAAAATGAGGATAAGTGAAGAGCTTGGTTTTAATTGTAACATTGGCATTTCTACAAATAAGTTACTAGCAAAAATGGCTAGTGATTTTAAGCCTAAGAATACTGTACATACTTTATTTAAAGATGAAATGGCTTCGAAGATGTGGAATTTGCCAGTTGGAGATTTATTTATGGTAGGGCGTGCAAGTGAAGAAAAACTCCATAAGTTTAATATTAATACAATAGGTGAATTAGCTAAGTTTGATGTAAACCTTCTTACTTGCAAATTACATTCTCATGGGAAGCTTATATATGAATATGCAAATGGAATTGATAATTCAGAAATAAGAAAGTCTAATTATCTAGAGGTTAAAGGTATAGGAAATTCAACTACAATTTCTTATGATGTTGAAACTATGGAAGAGGCATTAAAAATACTTTTATCCCTTACAGAAAGTGTCTCTATGAGACTCAGAGAAAGCAATAGTTTGTGTGGCCTTGTTGCTATTAGTATTAAGACCAGCGATTTTATGCATTACTCTCATCAAAAACCATTAGAGAATTTTACAGATTGTACTAATGTAATTTTTGAAGGAATAAAAGAAGCTTTTAAAGAAGGCTGGAAAGGTGAAAAGATAAGACAACTCGGAGTACGCGTGACTAAACTTTGCTATAATTCATATTGCCAAGAAACCTTCTTTGACTTTGAAAATACAGAAAAACAAAGGAAGCTAGATAAAACTTTAGATACACTACGAAATAAATATGGTAAGGAATGTGTTATTAGATCAACATTTTTACACTCAGGAGTAAAGCCATTAAATGGTGGTACAGGATCAGATGATTATTATCCAATGATGAGTAGCATATTGTAA
- a CDS encoding Type 1 glutamine amidotransferase-like domain-containing protein codes for MAKLILYSDQLIKENRKIDDELLKMLNKKNPSIAYIPSCSDISRKYFKPKVKYYNTLGIENIQYFDLDLEYDELKIKDIFKFDAIHLSGGNTFYFLHLLRKRGLVEQLQSYVNNGGILIGISAGSILMTKTIEIAGYGEDGDENFIGIDDKCALGFVEFEFMPHWNGTEESLDSVRTYARLKNTVVYVCKDGDGIIVYNDSVRVIGNVIKIE; via the coding sequence ATGGCAAAGTTAATATTATATAGTGACCAATTGATTAAAGAAAATAGGAAAATTGATGATGAACTTTTAAAAATGCTTAATAAGAAAAATCCATCGATAGCATATATACCTTCATGTTCAGACATTTCAAGAAAGTATTTTAAGCCTAAGGTGAAATATTATAATACTTTAGGAATTGAAAACATACAGTATTTTGATTTAGATTTAGAATATGATGAATTAAAAATAAAGGACATATTTAAATTTGATGCAATACATCTTTCAGGTGGTAATACGTTTTACTTCCTTCATCTTTTGAGGAAAAGAGGTCTTGTAGAACAATTACAATCGTATGTAAATAATGGTGGAATTTTGATAGGTATTAGTGCTGGAAGTATTCTCATGACTAAAACAATTGAAATAGCGGGTTATGGTGAGGACGGTGATGAAAATTTTATAGGTATTGATGATAAGTGTGCTTTAGGTTTTGTAGAATTTGAATTTATGCCTCACTGGAATGGAACAGAAGAATCATTGGATTCAGTTAGAACTTATGCAAGACTTAAGAATACGGTAGTTTATGTTTGTAAAGATGGTGATGGAATAATAGTTTATAATGATAGTGTAAGAGTAATTGGGAATGTGATTAAAATTGAATAA
- a CDS encoding alpha/beta hydrolase family protein has translation MKKEKRNMKPLTIERKNSFVGYCKVELVDNHCGVTFPMSVMYPTYEGGKIEELGQFSLDLSINAKPKEGKFPLILISHGSGGSHLLYRTLAHHLACNGFIVGMPEHPFNNRNNNTLEGTVENLENRPRHIYTAIDWFFESEKFARFLKTDSISMIGHSMGGYTSLAVAGGIATSFPNESLDGKPKQINVEHDRKIKSLVLLAPATVWFKDKGALSGVDIPILMIAGEKDQYTPPFHAQIVLEGVADNSKIKYKIIENAGHFSFLSPFPQSMIKPEFIPSQDPFGFDREKFHNELNIEILDFLMQVK, from the coding sequence ATGAAGAAAGAGAAAAGAAACATGAAGCCACTGACGATAGAAAGAAAGAATTCTTTTGTTGGCTATTGTAAGGTTGAACTTGTCGATAACCACTGCGGAGTTACGTTTCCTATGTCAGTTATGTATCCTACATATGAGGGTGGAAAGATAGAAGAGCTGGGGCAATTTAGCTTGGACTTATCAATAAATGCAAAACCTAAAGAGGGCAAATTTCCATTGATACTAATATCTCATGGAAGCGGTGGGTCGCACTTACTTTATCGAACGCTTGCTCATCATTTAGCTTGTAATGGTTTTATAGTAGGAATGCCTGAGCATCCATTCAACAATCGTAATAATAATACATTGGAGGGAACTGTAGAAAATTTGGAAAATAGACCGAGACATATTTACACTGCTATTGATTGGTTTTTTGAGAGCGAGAAATTTGCAAGGTTTTTAAAAACAGATTCTATTTCTATGATAGGTCATTCTATGGGTGGATACACTTCATTAGCAGTTGCAGGAGGTATAGCAACTTCATTTCCGAATGAATCTTTGGATGGAAAGCCTAAACAGATAAATGTAGAACATGATAGAAAGATTAAATCACTTGTTCTTCTGGCTCCAGCAACGGTTTGGTTTAAGGATAAAGGAGCATTGAGTGGAGTGGATATTCCCATTTTAATGATTGCTGGCGAAAAAGACCAATATACGCCACCTTTCCATGCACAGATTGTTTTGGAAGGGGTTGCTGATAATAGTAAAATCAAGTACAAAATTATTGAAAATGCTGGACATTTCTCATTTTTGAGCCCATTTCCACAATCTATGATTAAGCCGGAGTTTATTCCATCGCAAGACCCATTTGGATTTGATAGAGAGAAGTTTCATAATGAACTCAATATTGAGATATTGGATTTCTTGATGCAAGTGAAGTAA
- a CDS encoding N-acetylmuramoyl-L-alanine amidase has product MSNFIIAVGHTASGNVGCGVIDRLDESNCNRAIGALVAEYLQQKGHGAYLLRIDENNKYDCEDCYLRAIQANQIAQSLEVDLYVEIHINAGGGIGPEVCVAGKSEVANQYAIKVSNALASSVNLPNRGVKTRSLIVLNKTVMPAILVECLFADSSDADVYDPEVIARAIVCGLVGADGSSNNVWKFGWNKNNIGWWYCTNEVDKYYYNADNGWKEIDGEWYIFDNRGYALQEAWYYDNSDGFWYYLDESCKMVKGSKDKPLWVWIDGDCYCFNEHGMMYCDCVTPDGWTFDRSGAWVR; this is encoded by the coding sequence ATGAGTAATTTTATAATAGCAGTAGGACATACTGCTAGTGGGAATGTTGGTTGTGGTGTTATTGATAGGCTGGATGAGAGTAATTGCAATAGGGCTATTGGAGCTTTAGTTGCAGAATATTTACAGCAAAAAGGTCATGGTGCTTATTTGCTTAGGATTGATGAAAATAATAAATATGACTGTGAAGACTGCTACTTAAGAGCAATTCAAGCTAATCAAATAGCACAAAGTTTAGAGGTAGACCTTTATGTGGAAATTCATATTAATGCAGGGGGAGGGATAGGACCTGAGGTATGTGTTGCTGGAAAATCAGAAGTGGCTAATCAATATGCCATAAAGGTAAGTAACGCTTTAGCCAGTTCTGTAAATTTACCTAATAGAGGAGTGAAAACAAGAAGTCTTATTGTTCTTAATAAAACTGTTATGCCTGCAATTTTAGTTGAGTGTTTATTTGCTGATAGTTCTGATGCCGATGTGTATGATCCAGAAGTTATTGCAAGAGCTATTGTTTGTGGGTTAGTTGGTGCTGATGGTTCAAGTAATAATGTTTGGAAGTTTGGGTGGAATAAAAATAATATTGGATGGTGGTATTGCACAAACGAGGTTGATAAATATTATTATAATGCTGATAATGGATGGAAAGAAATTGATGGGGAGTGGTATATCTTTGATAATAGGGGATATGCACTGCAGGAGGCTTGGTATTATGATAATAGTGATGGATTTTGGTATTACTTAGATGAAAGTTGCAAGATGGTTAAGGGGAGTAAGGATAAACCTTTATGGGTTTGGATTGATGGGGATTGTTATTGCTTTAATGAGCATGGGATGATGTATTGTGATTGTGTTACGCCTGATGGTTGGACATTCGATAGGAGTGGGGCTTGGGTAAGGTGA
- a CDS encoding YvrJ family protein, which produces MEVNELINLIVNNGFAIAVAAYLLIRLEKQINNLSTSINKLNTIISTKLGVVIDAAGSSDDSNKVA; this is translated from the coding sequence ATGGAAGTTAATGAATTAATTAATCTTATAGTCAATAATGGGTTTGCTATAGCTGTTGCTGCATATTTGCTAATACGCTTAGAGAAACAAATTAATAACTTATCTACATCAATTAATAAACTCAATACCATAATATCAACAAAGCTTGGGGTTGTTATAGATGCAGCTGGATCTAGTGATGATTCTAATAAAGTGGCATGA
- a CDS encoding MutS family DNA mismatch repair protein has product MTSVYDDYVNRLKNYNNLIKEENKSIKVIAYLRFFTLIIGLSVTFYTFRIKSYYISIGVFILQLLIFIYLVIEHDKEIKKRKYSIALKNINEKEIKKLNGQWKSFEDDGSEFKNEEHSYSNDLDIFGKGSLFQWINSSKTFMGRQNLKSRLTNPLKTPLDINTMQQSLQELAADLEWRQLFEAEGMIISNECINPEELYKWSKDRNELYAKTWLILLVRLLPGITLLLIILAYFTSLVNFKLLCFMSFAQLAILFIGAKKRSATFNNIYKYKNSINIYLRLLSLIIEKDFKSDYLKQLKNNLVISKDEDAAAAIKKLANIYDKISERNNAFFIIINILLLWDYQCMILFEKWRIKSGKDLKKWFDVIGEFEALNSISNIIYENPEWVMPLISDNDYIIKAEKIGHPLLGEKMVCNNTTIDKTKNILLITGSNMSGKSTFLRTVGINLILSYIGAPVCAKKFECSLMQIFTCMRTSDNLENNISSFYAEILRIKMIVEEVQENKKVFFLLDELFKGTNSLDRHDGAIALIKQLGDEEASGLISTHDLELCDLQYKYSKIKNYHFKEYYLNNELKFDYKIREGVSTTRNAIHLLKLAGIRIK; this is encoded by the coding sequence TTGACTAGTGTATACGATGATTATGTTAACCGATTGAAAAATTATAACAACTTAATTAAAGAAGAAAACAAATCAATAAAAGTTATAGCATATTTAAGATTTTTTACCTTAATTATTGGTTTAAGTGTTACATTCTATACTTTTAGAATTAAAAGTTATTACATAAGCATAGGAGTTTTTATTCTTCAATTACTTATTTTTATTTATTTAGTCATTGAACATGATAAGGAAATTAAAAAAAGAAAATATTCTATAGCATTAAAAAATATAAATGAAAAGGAGATAAAGAAACTAAATGGACAATGGAAAAGCTTTGAGGATGATGGTAGCGAATTTAAAAATGAAGAGCATAGTTATTCTAATGATTTAGATATATTTGGAAAAGGCTCATTGTTTCAGTGGATTAATAGTAGTAAAACATTTATGGGAAGGCAAAATTTAAAAAGTAGACTTACAAATCCATTAAAAACTCCTTTGGATATAAATACAATGCAACAATCTTTGCAGGAGTTAGCTGCTGATTTAGAATGGAGACAACTATTTGAGGCAGAAGGAATGATTATTTCTAATGAGTGTATTAATCCAGAAGAGTTATATAAATGGTCGAAAGATAGAAATGAGTTATATGCTAAGACTTGGCTTATTTTATTAGTTAGATTATTGCCAGGTATAACACTTTTATTAATTATTTTGGCCTATTTTACTTCTTTAGTAAACTTTAAATTACTATGCTTTATGTCATTTGCCCAATTAGCAATTTTATTTATCGGTGCAAAAAAAAGAAGTGCAACATTTAATAATATTTATAAATATAAAAATAGTATAAATATATATTTAAGATTGTTAAGTTTAATTATAGAAAAGGATTTTAAAAGTGATTATTTAAAACAGCTAAAAAATAATTTAGTGATTTCTAAAGATGAAGATGCAGCAGCCGCAATAAAAAAATTAGCTAATATATATGATAAAATATCTGAAAGAAATAATGCATTCTTTATAATAATTAATATATTGCTGTTATGGGATTATCAATGTATGATACTATTTGAAAAATGGAGAATTAAATCAGGCAAAGACTTGAAAAAGTGGTTTGATGTTATAGGAGAATTTGAAGCACTAAATAGCATTTCAAATATTATTTATGAGAATCCAGAGTGGGTTATGCCTTTGATTTCAGATAATGATTATATAATAAAAGCTGAAAAAATCGGTCATCCACTTTTAGGTGAAAAAATGGTGTGTAACAATACTACAATTGACAAAACAAAAAATATTTTACTAATAACTGGTTCAAATATGTCTGGTAAAAGTACATTTTTAAGAACTGTAGGCATAAATTTAATATTAAGTTATATTGGAGCACCTGTATGTGCCAAAAAGTTTGAATGTTCATTAATGCAGATTTTTACTTGTATGCGAACAAGTGATAACTTAGAAAATAATATATCTTCTTTTTACGCTGAAATATTAAGAATAAAGATGATAGTCGAAGAGGTACAGGAGAATAAAAAAGTATTTTTCCTCTTAGATGAATTATTTAAGGGAACTAATTCTCTTGATAGACATGATGGTGCTATAGCATTAATAAAGCAATTAGGAGATGAAGAGGCATCAGGACTTATTTCTACCCATGACTTAGAATTGTGCGATTTACAGTACAAATACTCTAAGATTAAAAATTATCATTTTAAAGAGTATTATTTAAATAATGAATTAAAATTTGACTACAAAATTCGAGAAGGAGTATCAACTACTAGAAATGCTATACATTTACTTAAGTTAGCAGGTATAAGGATAAAATAA
- a CDS encoding MerR family transcriptional regulator, with protein MLKIGEFSKFTCISVRMLRHYDEIGLLAPEKIDIKNGYRYYTFNQLTLANNIQSLKQMGFGISYIKEMLINDNNLETVKKYMNIKYLELKDEKENIENKLKMLENSLLILNTGKMKREYNVVIKEFKEMNLVYYRDIVPTYDEMGRMWDNLELAVINMNIKLTNPSYPLAIFNDRGYKESDVDISVCLSVSEKCMDKCEIKFEVFPLTTAATVIFKGNYHQIKDVSKSIGMWISKNSYELSAPNFIIYHVSPHDTNNPDEYVTEVCFPIKSDFHKYAE; from the coding sequence ATGCTAAAGATTGGAGAATTCTCAAAGTTTACTTGTATTAGTGTTCGTATGCTTCGTCATTATGATGAAATTGGATTACTTGCTCCAGAAAAAATTGATATTAAAAATGGGTATCGCTATTATACTTTTAATCAGTTAACACTAGCCAATAATATTCAAAGCTTAAAGCAAATGGGTTTTGGAATAAGTTACATTAAAGAAATGTTAATTAATGACAATAATTTGGAAACGGTTAAGAAATATATGAATATTAAATATCTGGAACTAAAAGATGAAAAAGAAAATATTGAAAATAAATTAAAAATGTTGGAAAACTCACTATTAATATTAAATACTGGCAAGATGAAAAGGGAATATAATGTAGTAATAAAAGAATTTAAAGAAATGAACTTAGTATATTATCGTGATATTGTTCCTACATATGACGAGATGGGGAGGATGTGGGATAATTTAGAGCTTGCAGTTATTAATATGAATATTAAACTTACAAATCCATCTTATCCACTAGCAATTTTTAATGATAGAGGATATAAAGAAAGTGATGTAGATATTTCAGTGTGTTTATCTGTTTCAGAAAAATGTATGGATAAATGTGAAATTAAATTCGAAGTATTTCCATTAACAACTGCTGCAACAGTAATATTTAAAGGAAACTACCACCAAATAAAAGATGTGTCTAAATCTATTGGGATGTGGATAAGTAAAAATAGTTATGAGTTATCAGCACCTAATTTTATAATATATCATGTAAGTCCACATGACACAAATAATCCAGATGAGTATGTAACAGAAGTATGTTTCCCTATAAAAAGTGATTTTCATAAATATGCAGAATAA
- a CDS encoding transposase family protein has protein sequence MNQDKLIKHKLSDVVILTLFAILSNDNEWSEIEAFGIKKEKWLRNYLELENGVPSDDTIRIIISNIDSRYFHEIVIKFTTIM, from the coding sequence TTGAATCAGGATAAACTTATAAAACATAAATTGAGTGATGTAGTTATACTAACACTTTTTGCAATATTAAGTAACGATAATGAATGGTCTGAAATAGAGGCTTTTGGAATAAAAAAAGAAAAGTGGCTAAGAAATTATCTTGAATTAGAGAATGGTGTACCATCTGATGATACTATTAGAATAATCATCTCTAATATTGATAGTAGATATTTTCATGAAATAGTTATAAAATTTACAACCATAATGTAG
- a CDS encoding MarR family winged helix-turn-helix transcriptional regulator, whose product MDNYTHNEDTARTHLEIKLGEQLNALISASHGLNVRTAARFDITLQPAAFLLVRWLFSFGPTSATALAESTAMDRSSVSRLVNQLKGLGYVKSEPSPADRRGVLLTLTKLGNQKTIDALKEKESAFYDRISKWDDSKLEKFIEMLSDFNGYE is encoded by the coding sequence ATGGATAATTATACTCATAATGAAGATACTGCCAGAACGCATTTAGAAATAAAACTAGGCGAGCAGCTAAATGCGCTCATTAGCGCTTCACATGGACTTAATGTCAGAACTGCAGCACGCTTCGATATCACATTACAGCCAGCTGCTTTTCTCCTTGTCCGTTGGCTCTTTTCATTTGGCCCAACCAGTGCTACAGCTTTAGCGGAATCAACAGCTATGGATCGTAGTTCTGTCAGCCGCCTTGTAAATCAACTTAAGGGCTTGGGCTATGTAAAAAGTGAACCATCTCCCGCTGATCGTCGAGGTGTACTATTAACTTTAACTAAACTTGGGAATCAAAAGACTATAGATGCTTTAAAAGAGAAAGAATCTGCTTTCTATGACCGTATTTCAAAATGGGATGATTCTAAGCTTGAAAAGTTTATTGAAATGCTTAGCGATTTCAATGGTTATGAATAA
- a CDS encoding YvrJ family protein, with the protein MEVNELINLIVNNGFPIAVAAYLLIRLEKQINNLSTSINKLNTIISTKLGVVLDAAGSSDDSNKVA; encoded by the coding sequence ATGGAAGTTAATGAATTAATTAATCTGATAGTCAATAATGGGTTTCCTATAGCTGTTGCCGCATATTTGCTAATACGCTTAGAGAAACAAATTAATAACTTATCTACATCAATTAATAAACTCAATACCATAATATCAACAAAGCTTGGGGTTGTTCTAGATGCAGCTGGATCTAGTGATGATTCTAATAAAGTGGCATGA
- a CDS encoding alpha/beta fold hydrolase, producing MARVNANGIQIEYEIFGEKTNPTIVLIAGNGAQLNFWEPDFCEMLAKENLQVIRFDNRDVGLSTKFDAAGIPDMVRIYQAAQEGKPIKTPYTLEDMADDVAGLLDALDIKKAYICGASMGGMIAQVFAYSHPSRIYSLISIMSSTGNPNNPQISPETLEIVTATPPNGRDAYIDYTLRMWKSLWSRGFPFEEERAIRYTEESYDRSYYPQGAVRQNAALVANGDRRQHLSLLTVPTLVIHGTADPLFPVEAGKDTARTIPNAKLLLIEGMGHDMPKGTWKCIVEAIASLVNDTSH from the coding sequence ATGGCACGCGTAAATGCAAATGGAATACAAATTGAATATGAAATTTTTGGGGAGAAGACAAATCCCACTATAGTACTTATTGCAGGAAATGGTGCTCAGCTAAATTTTTGGGAACCAGATTTTTGTGAAATGCTTGCAAAGGAAAATTTACAAGTTATACGCTTTGACAACCGCGATGTGGGATTGTCTACAAAATTCGATGCGGCGGGTATTCCTGATATGGTAAGAATATACCAGGCAGCACAAGAGGGAAAACCAATTAAGACACCATATACATTGGAAGATATGGCTGATGATGTGGCTGGCTTATTAGATGCGTTGGATATAAAGAAGGCTTACATCTGTGGTGCTTCTATGGGAGGCATGATTGCTCAGGTTTTTGCCTATAGTCACCCTTCACGTATATATAGTTTAATTTCTATTATGTCATCTACAGGTAATCCCAATAATCCACAAATATCACCAGAAACATTGGAGATTGTTACAGCAACGCCCCCAAATGGACGAGATGCATATATTGATTATACTTTACGTATGTGGAAAAGTCTTTGGAGTAGAGGGTTTCCTTTTGAAGAAGAACGTGCAATACGGTATACTGAAGAAAGCTATGATCGTTCTTATTATCCACAAGGAGCTGTACGCCAAAATGCGGCGTTGGTCGCTAATGGAGATAGGAGACAACACCTTTCATTATTAACAGTTCCAACACTGGTGATTCATGGAACTGCAGATCCATTGTTTCCTGTTGAAGCAGGAAAAGATACAGCACGCACAATACCTAATGCTAAATTACTTTTGATTGAAGGAATGGGACATGATATGCCTAAGGGAACGTGGAAATGCATAGTTGAAGCTATTGCTAGTTTGGTAAACGACACGTCTCATTAA